In one Gemmatimonadota bacterium genomic region, the following are encoded:
- a CDS encoding MBL fold metallo-hydrolase: MNDRPPVAELVVLGSGSKGNAFALVHDGAILLLEAGYSLRELDRRLADAGLDASALVGVAITHEHGDHAASATKLARRHDIPLLASFGTFHALARGGDPCHYLPIGSRGVATVGPFTVAACPTSHDAAEPVALAVTLPDGTSLGMATDLGRPTQAVRLFLRERHCLVLESNHDEALLRTSGYPAVVQDRIAGPSGHLGNHDAAQLLIELHHDELHTVVLAHLSQRCNNPETARGSVEPRLREAGFVGELWLAEQDGPMAPVGVHGPVQRTLFR; this comes from the coding sequence GTGAACGACCGGCCGCCGGTCGCCGAGCTGGTGGTCCTTGGCTCGGGCTCCAAGGGCAACGCCTTCGCGCTCGTCCACGACGGGGCCATCCTGCTGCTCGAGGCGGGCTACTCGCTGCGTGAGCTGGACCGGCGGCTTGCCGACGCCGGTCTCGACGCCTCGGCGCTTGTCGGCGTGGCCATTACGCACGAACATGGCGACCACGCCGCCAGTGCCACCAAGCTGGCGCGTCGCCACGACATCCCGCTGCTCGCCTCCTTCGGCACCTTCCACGCGCTCGCGCGTGGTGGCGACCCGTGCCATTACCTCCCCATCGGATCGCGCGGCGTCGCGACCGTCGGGCCGTTCACCGTGGCCGCGTGCCCCACATCGCACGATGCCGCGGAACCGGTCGCGCTCGCGGTGACGCTGCCTGACGGCACCTCGCTCGGCATGGCCACCGACCTCGGTCGGCCAACGCAGGCGGTGCGGCTCTTTCTCCGGGAGCGGCATTGCCTGGTGCTCGAGTCGAATCACGACGAGGCGTTGCTGCGGACCAGCGGCTATCCCGCCGTGGTGCAGGACCGCATCGCGGGGCCCAGTGGGCATCTCGGCAATCACGACGCTGCGCAGCTGCTCATCGAACTGCACCACGACGAACTGCACACGGTGGTCCTGGCCCACCTGAGCCAGCGCTGCAACAATCCCGAGACGGCGCGCGGAAGCGTCGAACCCCGCCTGCGAGAGGCGGGGTTCGTCGGTGAGCTGTGGCTGGCGGAGCAGGACGGGCCGATGGCGCCGGTCGGCGTGCACGGCCCGGTGCAGCGCACCCTCTTCCGCTAG
- a CDS encoding polyphosphate kinase 2 family protein yields MPKRDRLFDVDAFRVRPDHAVDLATLPTKVPDVYKDKDDYQDLLEERTKRLRHLQNLLYADDRHALLVIFQAMDAAGKDGAIKHVMSGVNPQGCQVFSFKAPSVEELDHDFLWRAVRCLPERGRIGLFNRSYYEETLVVRVHRDILDRQPLPEKIRSSDDIWEERFRSIRHFEQHLARNGTRIVKFFLHLSKEEQRSRFLERIDDPEKQWKFSAGDVRERGYWDAYQKAYGETLAATSTDDAPWYAIPADGKKNARLLISEVLIRTLEAMPLKFPASTESPEALAALRAQLLSEG; encoded by the coding sequence ATGCCGAAGCGTGACCGCCTCTTCGACGTCGATGCCTTTCGCGTCCGTCCCGATCATGCCGTCGACCTCGCAACCCTGCCGACGAAGGTCCCCGACGTCTACAAGGACAAGGACGACTATCAGGACCTCCTGGAGGAGCGCACCAAGCGGCTCCGGCACCTGCAGAACCTCCTCTACGCCGACGATCGCCACGCGCTGCTGGTGATCTTCCAGGCGATGGATGCCGCCGGGAAGGACGGTGCCATCAAGCACGTGATGAGCGGCGTCAATCCGCAGGGGTGCCAGGTCTTCTCGTTCAAGGCGCCGTCGGTCGAGGAACTCGACCACGACTTCCTCTGGCGCGCCGTGCGCTGCCTCCCCGAGCGCGGACGGATCGGCCTCTTCAATCGGTCGTACTATGAGGAGACGCTGGTGGTGCGCGTCCATCGCGACATCCTCGATCGTCAGCCGCTCCCCGAAAAGATCCGCTCGTCCGACGACATCTGGGAGGAGCGGTTCCGCTCGATCCGCCACTTCGAGCAGCATCTCGCGCGGAACGGCACCCGGATCGTGAAATTCTTCCTGCACCTCTCGAAGGAGGAACAGCGCTCGCGCTTCCTCGAGCGCATCGACGACCCTGAGAAGCAGTGGAAGTTCTCGGCGGGGGACGTGCGCGAGCGCGGATACTGGGATGCCTACCAGAAGGCGTACGGCGAGACGCTCGCGGCGACCTCCACCGACGACGCGCCCTGGTATGCAATCCCCGCGGATGGCAAGAAGAATGCACGGCTGCTGATCTCCGAGGTGCTGATTCGCACGCTCGAAGCCATGCCGCTGAAGTTCCCGGCATCGACGGAGTCACCCGAGGCGCTGGCCGCGTTGCGCGCCCAGCTGCTGTCCGAAGGGTGA